In Thunnus thynnus chromosome 4, fThuThy2.1, whole genome shotgun sequence, a genomic segment contains:
- the si:ch73-267c23.10 gene encoding serine incorporator 3: MGAVLGAFSFASWVPCLCSGATCLMCSCCPNSRNSTVTRIIYASILLLGTIVACIMLSPGVDQQLKRIPGFCEDGADSSIPDFQADVNCEMFVGYKAVYRVCFGMSMWFLGFSILTINIKNSRDPRAAIHNGFWFFKFAALVAITVGAFYIPDGPFTYTWFIVGCGGAFFFILIQLVLLVDFAHSWNESWVDRMETGNSRGWYAALLGVTILSYMLSFTAVVLFFVFYTKPDGCFINKFFISFNMLFCIVASVVSVLPKVQESQPRSGLLQSSIITLYTMFLTWSAMSNEPDRECNPSLLSIFQQIAAPTPAPLEMENQTAVVIITTKEPVLTSPYLQWWDAQSIVGLVIFVLCILYSSISTSSTSQVNKLTMASKDSAILAEDSSSPDLSEEVTGPRRVQDNERDMVQYSYSFFHFMLFLASLYIMMTLTNWYSPDADYTITSKWPAVWVKITSSWVCLAMYIWTLVAPMILTNRDFS; encoded by the exons ATGGGAGCTGTTCTGGGGGCCTTTTCCTTCGCAAGCTGG GTGCCATGCCTGTGCAGCGGTGCTACATGTCTGATGTGCAGCTGCTGTCCGAACAGCAGGAACTCCACGGTGACTAGGATCATCTACGCCTCCATCTTGCTGCTGGGGACCATTGTTGCCTGCATCATGCTGTCGCCGGGTGTGGATCAGCAGCTTAAAAGG ATTCCAGGCTTCTGTGAAGACGGGGCAGACTCTTCTATCCCCGACTTTCAGGCTGATGTCAACTGTGAAATGTTTGTGGGCTACAAGGCAGTGTACCGTGTCTGCTTTGGCATGAGTATGTGGTTCCTGGGCTTTTCCATTCTTACGATTAACATCAAGAACAGCAGAGACCCCCGTGCCGCCATCCATAATGG ATTTTGGTtctttaagtttgctgccttgGTGGCAATTACAGTCGGTGCCTTTTACATTCCAGATGGGCCTTTTACCTACA CGTGGTTTATCGTGGGCTGCGGTGGagctttctttttcattctgatccagctggtgctgctggtggaCTTTGCCCACTCCTGGAACGAGTCCTGGGTGGACAGAATGGAGACCGGCAACTCCAGGGGCTGGTATGCAG CTTTGCTGGGGGTCACAATCCTCAGCTACATGCTGTCATTTACTGCCGTGGTGCTGTTCTTCGTCTTCTACACTAAGCCTGATGGATGCTTCATTAACAAGTTCTTCATCAGCTTCAACATGTTGTTCTGCATCGTGGCCTCTGTTGTCTCTGTGCTGCCTAAAGTACAG gaGTCTCAGCCACGTTCAGGTCTTCTGCAGTCCTCTATCATCACCCTGTACACCATGTTTCTGACCTGGTCTGCCATGAGCAATGAGCCTG ACCGAGAATGTAACCCCAGCCTGCTGAGTATCTTCCAGCAGATCGCGGCCCCCACACCGGCCCCTTTGGAGATGGAGAACCAGACAGCTGTGGTGATCATCACGACAAAGGAACCCGTCCTGACGTCCCCGTACCTGCAGTGGTGGGACGCCCAGAGCATTGTGGGGCTTGTTATATTTGTCCTGTGCATCCTCTACTCCAG CATTAGTACGTCCAGCACCAGCCAGGTGAACAAGCTCACCATGGCCTCCAAAGACTCAGCCATCCTGGCTGAGGACAGCAGCAGCCCTGACCTATCAGAGGAGGTGACTGGACCCAGGCGGGTGCAGGACAATGAGCGGGACATGGTCCAGTACAGCTACTCCTTCTTCCACTTCATGCTCTTCCTGGCCTCACTCTACATCATGATGACCCTCACCAACTGGTACAG CCCTGATGCAGACTACACCATAACCAGCAAGTGGCCGGCAGTGTGGGTGAAGATCACCTCCAGCTGGGTGTGTTTGGCCATGTACATCTGGACCCTGGTGGCCCCCATGATCCTCACCAACCGAGACTTCAGCTGA